A portion of the Candidatus Tumulicola sp. genome contains these proteins:
- a CDS encoding competence/damage-inducible protein A produces MASVECIAVGTELLLGQLVDTNTPWIAGQLSSIGIDVLGTHAIGDNRERIAAVVRDVLSRRDGAIVTGGLGPTVDDLTKEAVCDALGLDTELYQPALTHMIAVFESFGRPMPENNRKQAQLPRGSRALENPNGTAPGFIAFANDGKFVACMPGVPREMQPMLLQRLVPWLRERFSPDAAIFTRTIHTIGIGESDVDRRIEDVFRAGENPKIAVLAHDGRTDVKIMAKAHDADAAEAAIAPLQTEIERRLDGFVYGRDDATLASAIARLLVDGTMRVATAESCTGGRLAAAMTERAGASLAYVGGIVAYDNAVKVSALNVPAHTIERDGAVSQSVVEAMARGACAAFSADVAIATTGIAGPDGGTPEKPVGVVWFAIAASDGTMVSRRFVFRGDRVGIQTRATTYALGLLWRFLRGERE; encoded by the coding sequence GTGGCGAGCGTCGAATGCATCGCGGTCGGCACGGAGTTGCTCCTCGGGCAACTCGTCGATACCAACACGCCCTGGATTGCGGGTCAGTTGTCGTCGATTGGAATAGACGTACTCGGGACGCACGCGATCGGTGACAATCGCGAACGGATCGCGGCGGTCGTCCGCGACGTGTTGTCACGCCGGGATGGAGCGATCGTTACCGGCGGACTCGGCCCGACCGTGGACGACCTAACGAAGGAAGCCGTCTGCGATGCGCTCGGACTCGACACCGAACTGTACCAGCCGGCTTTGACGCACATGATCGCGGTATTCGAGTCGTTCGGCCGCCCCATGCCCGAAAACAATCGTAAACAAGCGCAACTTCCGCGGGGTAGCCGCGCGCTGGAGAATCCCAACGGAACCGCACCGGGATTCATCGCCTTCGCAAACGACGGAAAATTCGTAGCCTGTATGCCGGGCGTCCCGCGCGAGATGCAGCCCATGCTGCTGCAGCGGCTCGTCCCCTGGCTGCGCGAGCGTTTCTCGCCCGATGCGGCCATTTTTACCCGGACGATCCACACGATTGGAATCGGCGAGTCCGACGTCGACCGGCGCATCGAAGATGTGTTTCGCGCTGGAGAAAATCCCAAGATCGCCGTGCTCGCGCACGACGGGCGTACCGACGTGAAGATCATGGCGAAAGCGCACGATGCCGATGCGGCCGAGGCGGCGATCGCGCCGTTGCAGACCGAAATCGAACGTCGGCTCGACGGTTTCGTGTACGGTCGCGATGATGCGACGCTCGCGTCGGCGATCGCACGGTTGCTGGTCGACGGAACGATGCGGGTCGCAACTGCCGAGTCGTGTACCGGTGGACGGCTCGCCGCTGCGATGACGGAACGTGCGGGTGCGTCGCTCGCGTATGTCGGCGGCATCGTCGCGTACGACAACGCTGTCAAGGTATCGGCGCTGAACGTGCCCGCCCACACGATCGAGCGGGACGGCGCCGTCAGCCAAAGCGTGGTGGAAGCGATGGCGCGCGGCGCGTGCGCCGCATTTTCCGCCGACGTCGCGATCGCGACGACGGGCATCGCCGGTCCGGACGGTGGCACTCCGGAGAAGCCGGTCGGCGTAGTATGGTTCGCGATCGCCGCCTCGGATGGGACGATGGTTTCACGGCGTTTCGTCTTCCGTGGCGACCGCGTCGGAATTCAGACGCGAGCGACGACCTACGCCCTGGGGCTACTGTGGCGTTTTCTCCGCGGCGAACGCGAATGA
- a CDS encoding NAD+ synthase, with amino-acid sequence MTVTFQRIEARLAHEPPGIDTALAAEWLVDFLRDELQRRRGIDRAVLGLSGGIDSAVTAFLCARALGSNNVHAFRLPYATSSKSSLDDAQLVVDATGIHCRTIEITAAVDGYLQFEPDASARRRGNVMARTRMVVLFDQSAKLDALPVGTGNKTERLLGYFTWHADDAPPVNPIGDLLKTQVWALARYLGVPEQLIDKAPSADLEAGQTDEVDLGISYARADAILNFLLLGYDDVQLTARGFDVHDVRLVRRLVDATHWKRHLPTTAMLTGTAINEFYLRPVDF; translated from the coding sequence ATGACGGTGACGTTTCAGCGGATTGAAGCGCGGCTCGCGCACGAGCCGCCCGGGATCGACACCGCACTCGCAGCCGAATGGCTCGTCGATTTTTTGCGTGACGAACTGCAACGCCGTCGTGGAATCGATCGAGCCGTTCTGGGACTGTCGGGAGGTATTGATTCGGCGGTTACCGCGTTCTTGTGTGCTCGCGCGCTCGGCTCGAACAACGTGCACGCGTTTCGATTGCCGTACGCCACATCCAGCAAATCGAGCCTGGACGATGCGCAGTTGGTCGTCGATGCCACCGGCATTCACTGTCGCACCATCGAAATAACGGCCGCTGTCGACGGCTATCTCCAGTTCGAACCCGACGCAAGCGCGCGTCGCCGGGGAAACGTGATGGCGCGTACGCGCATGGTGGTGCTGTTCGATCAATCGGCCAAACTCGACGCGCTTCCGGTCGGAACCGGAAACAAGACGGAACGATTGTTGGGGTATTTCACGTGGCACGCCGACGACGCGCCCCCGGTCAATCCGATCGGTGACTTGCTAAAAACCCAAGTGTGGGCCTTGGCGCGCTATCTCGGCGTGCCCGAACAACTGATCGATAAGGCGCCTAGCGCCGATCTCGAGGCCGGACAAACCGACGAGGTCGATCTCGGAATATCGTACGCTCGCGCCGACGCAATCCTGAATTTTCTGTTGCTGGGATACGACGACGTCCAACTCACAGCTCGCGGATTCGACGTGCACGACGTACGATTGGTTCGACGGCTGGTCGACGCAACGCACTGGAAACGGCATTTACCGACGACGGCGATGCTGACCGGCACGGCGATCAACGAGTTCTACTTGCGTCCGGTCGATTTTTAG